GCTCTTCGATAGTGGCGGTGCACAAGACATGCGTATCACCAATCTTGATCAGGCAAGAGCCCTCTGCATGTTTGAGCACCCCTGTTTCGATTGAAACGGAGCGCATTTCGCTTAGATCTCTACCTGACGGCCGCATGGCATGTCCTTTTCCTTGGTTGCCCCGAGATATATGGGCAAGCCCTCCTATGGCAACCCCGATTGACCTTTGGCCTCTGCGGTCCTTAATAGCCCAAGAGACAGGAAGCACAGCCGATGACAGACGCCGCCTCGATCCTGGAACAGCTCAACGATCGCTCGCGCGAAGTGTTTCGCCGCGTGGTCGAGAGCTATCTGGCCAATGGCGATCCGGTTGGGTCGCGCACCCTGACCCGTGACTTCAGCGAAAAGGTTAGTGCCGCCACGATCCGCAACGTGATGCAGGATCTGGAATATATGGGCCTGTTGGGCAGTCCGCATATCAGCGCGGGGCGCATTCCCACGCAAGAAGGCCTGCGGATGTTTGTCGATGGTCTGCTTGAGGTCAGCAATCTAGAGGCTACGGACCGGCAGGCGATTGATGCGACGGTCGGCAGCAATTCGCAGGATGTGGGCGGTGTGCTTGATCGCATCGGGGCTGCGCTCTCTGGTGTTACGCGGGGCGCATCGCTGGTTCTTGCGCCCAAGCATGAGGCGCCGATCAAACATATCGAATTTGTCAGTCTTGGCCATGACCGCGCTCTTGTGGTGTTGGTGTTTTCCGATGGGCATGTCGAGAACCGGATATTCACCCCGCCACCGGGCCAAACGCCAAGTTCCATGCGCGAGGCCGCGAATTTTCTTAACGCGCTGATCGAGGGCAAGACGCTCTCGGATTTGCAGACTGTGATCTCACGTCAGATTGCGGCGCGGCGGCAGGAGATTGATCAGCTTGCCCGCGACCTGATTGATAGCGGGCTTGCAGTGTGGGAAGGCGAGGGCGACAAATACGAGCGGCTGATTGTGCGAGGTCGCGCCAATCTGCTCAATGCGACCTCAGAGGAAAAGGATCTGGAACGGATTCGCATCCTGTTTGACGATCTCGAACGCAAGCGCGATATCGCTGAATTCCTTGAATTGGCCGATGAGGGGGCCGGAGTACGCATTTTTATTGGCTCCGAGAACAAACTTTTCTCACTTTCGGGTTCCTCTTTGGTGGTCTCTCCATATATGAACGCTGACCGTAAGATCATCGGTGCGGTAGGGGTTATCGGCCCCACGCGCCTCAATTACGGGCGGATTGTGCCGATTGTGGATTACACGGCGCAGCTCGTGGGTAAACTGATCTCCGACCGGAGCTAGAGGTGAAGAATGGCAGAGCCGAAAGAAGACAGCTTTCTCGATGATATCGAAGAGGCCGCCGCGCAAGAGCGCGAGCGTATGGATGACGATATGAGTGATGAAGCGGTGGAGCTTGACGCGCTGCGCGCCGAGCGGGACGCCCTGCGCGACAAGTTCATGCGCGCGCTGGCTGATGCCGAGAATGCGCGCAAGCGGTCCGAGAAGGATCGGCGCGAGGCCGAGAATTATGGCGGATCCAAGCTGGCGCGCGATATGCTGCCGGTGCATGACAATCTGAAGCGGGCGCTTGAAACCGTGAATGAAGAGCAACGTGCTGCGTCAGCGGCCCTGTTTGAGGGGATCGAGCTGACTTTGCGCGAATTGCTCAATGTCTTTACCAAGCATGGCATCACCGTGATTGATCCGCAGGTCGGAGACCGATTCGATCCGCAGCATCACGAGGCGATGTTCGAGGCGCCGTTGCCCGGCACCAAGGCAGGAGAGATCATTCAGGTCTCGACTCAGGGCTTCATGCTGCATGATCGCATTTTGCGCCCGGCACAGGTGGGCGTATCCTCGAATCGTGGATGATGTGCGATGGGGCGGGGGTTACCCCGCCTTGTCGGCCTGTTCCTGACTAAGCGACTTCAACTCATAAATCAGTTCAAGCGCTTCGCGGGGCGTAAGCGCATCGGGCAGGATCGCGCTCAGGCGCTTTTCCACCACCGACTCGCGGGGTGGTTTAGGGGCTGGGGGCGGCGCGAGTGCCGCAAAGAGCGGTAGATCGTCGATCAGCGTTTTTTGTGCGCGGTGGCCTTCGCGGTCGCCTTTTTCCAGCGCATCGAGCACCACCCGTGCCCGCGCCACCACCGAGGCAGGGAGACCGGCCAATTTGGCGACCTGCACGCCATAGCTACGATCCGCAACGCCCCGCCGCACCTCGTGCAGGAAAATGACATCGCCGTCGTGCTCTTTGACGCTTACGGTGGCGTTCTCGACGCGGTCGAGTTTGTCACTAAGATGGGTCAATTCATGGTAATGCGTGGCAAAGAGCGCGCGGCAGGCGTTGACATCGTGCAGATGTTCCAGCGTGGCCCATGCGATGCTGAGCCCGTCCCACGTGGCTGTGCCGCGCCCGATTTCATCAAGAATCACCAGCGCATGATCGTCTGCCTGATTCAGGATCGCAGCGGTTTCGACCATTTCGACCATAAAGGTCGAGCGCCCGCGCGCCAAATCGTCTGACGCGCCGACGCGGCTAAAGAGTTGGCTGACCAAGCCGATATGGGCGGATGTCGCAGGCACATAGCTGCCGATTTGGGCCAAAAGGGCAATGAGTGCGTTCTGGCGCAGAAAGGTGGATTTACCCGCCATATTCGGGCCGGTCAGCAGCCAAATATCGCTCTTGCCGCCCAGATCACAATCATTGGCAATGAAGGGCGCGCCGCCCTGCGCGCGCAGGGCGCGTTCCACGACGGGATGCCGCCCACCTACGATGTTGAGCGCGCGGCTCTGGTCTACGTGCGGGCGGCACCAGTTCTCAGCCCGCGCGAGATCGGCGAGAGCGGTGGTCAGGTCTAGTTCGGCGAGCGCGCGGGCGCAGTGTGCAATTTCGGCGGCGCGGTCAAGAATCTCGGTCTTCAGGGCATCATAGAGCCGCTTTTCGATCTCGAGCGCACGACCGCCTGCGTTCAGAATCCGGGTTTCCATCTCGCTCAGGGGCACGGTGGTGAACCGGAGCTGATTGGCCGTGGTTTGGCGGTGTTTGAAGGTTTCGTTCAACGGCACGCTCAGCATGCGGTCGGCATGGGTGCTGGTCACTTCGATGAAATAACCCAGCACGTTGTTATGTTTGATCTTGAGCGAGGGAATGCCGGTTTGGGTGATATAGTCGCCCTGCATTCGGGCGATCACACCGCGCCCTTCGTCGCGCAATTGGCGTGCTTCGTCGAGGTCTCTGTCATAGCCCGGCGCGATAAAGCCGCCATCGCGCGCCAGAAGCGGCGGTTCTGCGACCAGGGCTTGATCGAGGAGGTCAAGAAGGCTGTCATGACCGGTCAGACTCAGAGCAGCTTGGTGCAAAAGCGGGGGAAGGTCCGTATTGGCGAGGCGCTGGGCAATTTCCATGGCCTGTGCCAGCCCGTTGCGCACCGCCGCCAAATCGCGCGGACCGCCACGATCAAGGCCCAGGCGTGACAGAGCACGGTCAAGATCAGGCACCTTGCGCAGGGATTCGCGCAGGCCTGCGCAAATGCGGCTCTGTTCTACCGCGAAATGCACTGATTCAAGGCGGGATTGTACCGTGTCGAGCGCGCGGCTGGGGCTGGAGAGGCGACGTTCGAGGAGCCGTCCGCCGCCCGCTGTCACGGTTCTGTCGATCGTCGCAAGAAGCGAGCCGGCGCGGCCGCCATTTAGACTGTGGGTTAATTCCAGATTGCGCCGGGTGGCGGCGTCGATCTGCATGACACGCGCCTCGTTTTCGCGGGTCGGGGGCTGCAACAGGGGCAATTTGCCCTTTTGCGTGATGTCGAGCCAGTCCACGATCGCGCCCATCGCGGCGATTTCGGGGCGCGTGAAAGACCCATAGGCGTCGAGCGTGTCAACGCCATAGAGCAGGCAAAGCCGTCGCTCGCCTGCTGTGCTGTCAAACGCGGCCTGCCCCAGACCGGTGAGAGAAGCGCCGGATTCAGAGACTAATTCGCCGAGATTTGCAACATCCGCCTCGGTCAGCAGCACTTCGCGCGGGGCGAGGCGGGCCAATTCGGGGCCAAGGCGCGCGGGCGTCAGGGGCATGACATGAAAAGCGCCGGTGGAAATATCGACCCAAGCCAGCGCGCCCGCGCCACGCACAGTTGCAAAACTGACAAGGTAATTGTGGCGGCGTGCCTCAAGCAGGCTTTCCTCGGTCAGGGTGCCGGGGGTTACAAGGCGCACCACCTCGCGCCGGACCACGGATTTCGCCCCGCGCTTCTTGGCTTCGGCGGGATCCTCCATCTGTTCGCAGACGGCGACGCGAAACCCTTTGCGAATGAGGGTTAAAAGATAGCCTTCGGCGGCATGGACCGGCACGCCGCACATGGGAATATCCTGCTCGAGATGCTTGCCGCGCTTTGTCAGCGCGATATCGAGCGCCTCGGCGGCGGCGGCGGCATCGTCAAAGAAAAGTTCGTAAAAATCGCCCATGCGATAGAAAAGCAGCGCCTCGGGATATTGCGCCTTGATCTCTAGGTATTGTGCCATCATCGGCGTGACGGTTGATCCCGTGGTATTCACCTGCGCCCCCTTGTTGCTTGAGCGACCTTACAAATCCACGCTGCGGGGTGAAAGACCAAAGCGCGATTGCGGGCGGGTGCCTGGCTGTTATCCTTGGAAAAGAAAGTTGAGTATTTGGGCCAAAAAGAAGCGGGCGGTATGATTTTCAATCTCGGGTCGATCAATGCCGATCATGTCTATCGCCTGGCGCAGTTGCCGCATGCGGGTGAGACTGTCACGGCGCAGGGCTATGCGCGGTTGCTGGGTGGCAAGGGGGCGAACCAATCGATTGCCGTGGCTCGGGCCGGGGGGCAAGTGGTGCATATCGGCGCTGTGGGCGCGGATGGCGATTGGATGGTGGAGCTTTTGTCTGCGGATGGCGTGGATGTGCGGCATGTGCGCCGGGACCAAGGGGCGTCGGGCCATGCGGTGGTTACAGTTGAGCAGAGCGGCGAGAATGCGATTTTGATCCACGCCGGGGCCAATCGGGCCTTGCGGATAGAGGATGTTGAGGCCGCGTTGGCGGAGGCGGGGCCGGGCGATTGGCTCATGCTACAGAATGAGACGAATGTGCAGGTTGAGGCGGCGCGCATGGCCCAAGACAGGGGGATGCGTGTCGCCTATTCTGCTGCGCCTTTTGATGAGGCGGCGCTGCGGGCGGTTCTGCCCCATGTCACCCTTTTGATGGTGAACGAGGGGGAGGCGGCGCAGATGACGCAGGCCATGGGCGCGGTTCAGGTGCCGATGCTGTGTGTTACGCGGGGCGCGCGCGGTGTTCTCTGGACAGAGGCAGGATGCCGAGATGCAGTCACTATTCCGGCGCGAAAGGTTGTTCCGGTGGATACGACTGGCGCCGGTGACACCCTGGCCGGGTATTTGGTGGCTGGGTTGGCTGCGGGCCTGAACCCAGAGCGGGCGTTGCAAGGGGCGGTTGGCGCTGCCGCCCTTGCGGTTACGCGCCCCGGAGCATCAGGAGCGATCCCCCTGGCGGCCGAGGTGGCCGCGTTTCTTGGTCAGGAGTGACCGGCGAAGGGCGCATCCTTGCCCCAAAGCTCTTTGACGCGGGTATCTCTGCCGCAGGCGTCGCGATAGAGTTTGTAGGCGCTGGCTTTGGTTCGGGGGCCAAAGCGCGTGAGGATGATTTCGCTGCTTTTGTAATAATCCTGATGATAGGCTTCGGCGGCATAGAAGGGCTGAGCATTGAGAATGGGGGTCACTATCTTCTGGCCCAAGGCTGATTTTGCCTCAGCGATGGCCCCCTCGGCGATCTGTTTTTCTGCCGGATCAGAGACGAAAATCGCGGTGCGATAGTTGTCACCCCGGTCGCAGAACTGACCGCCTGCGTCAGTTGGATCGACCGAGCGAAGGAACAGGTGCAGGAGTTGTGCGCGGGTGACTTGGGCGGGGTCGAAGGTAAGGCGCACGGCCTCGTAATGACCGGTGCCGCCGGATGTGACCTGTTTGTAGCTGGGGTTCTTGACCGTGCCGCCGGTAAAGCCCGACTCGGCCGCGATGACGCCCCGGACCTGTTCAAAATCTGATTCGACACACCAGAAACAGCCGCCTGCGACGATGAGCGTTTCTGTTTCTGCCGCATGGGCACGTCCACCGTGGACGCACAGGCCAACGATGATAAGCCCTGCGAGCAGCGCTGCCTTGAGTTTCCGAACATTGCTCAGCATGGTTTTAACCCTCCTGCTATTGCCAGCAACATGGCGCAATTGCAGGGAGAGGCCAAACAAAGACGTCGTGAGGTCACGCGGTGTTGAGCAATGTTTCGCTTTTTATGGGGCCGTTTGGCAATAGATGGCCTAGAGCGGTGTGAGATGCAGCGCCATTTCGCGTGCGGGGCAGACGCCCTTGAGCCCGCCGGGCACGTCGAGATTGGCGAGCGTGGTGATCCGGTACTGAGTGGCGTAGTGGCGGCTCACCTCATCGAAGGTGACGCAAAACGGTGGGCCCGCCATGATCGCGGGATCGTATTCGAAGGTTATGAGCAATTGTGGGGCGGTGGCCGTAAGGGCCACAATATGCGTGGTGTAGCGGGTGCGCATATCGGGCGGCAGCGCCACCAGCGCGGCGCGGTCATAGATTGCATCGACAGAGCCGAGCAGATCGGGGGTGAGCGCGAAAATGTCGCCCGCAAACACAGTGACGCCGGGGGCGGCATAGGCGCGAAGGGTGCCGTGATCGGTGATTTCCGGCACGGTGCCCAGCTCCTCGAAAAGCTGGCGCACGGCGATGTCACTGAGTTCCGCGCCTGCGACGCGGTAGCCTTGGGCCAAGAGCCAGGCGATATCGCGGGTTTTGCCACAGAGGGGCAGAAAAATCCGCGCGCCTGGCTTGAGACCAAGCGCGCCGATATGGGCCGCAAGCATGCGGTTTACGTCGCCTTCATGAAAGCCGATCTGCATGTTTTCCCAACGGGTATGCCAGAAATCGGCCTCCATGATCCTTAGCCCTTGAGCCTGCGGTCGCGCGCTGCAAGGAGTTTTAGGCGCAGCGCGTTGAGTTGGATGAAGCCGGCCGCGTCTTTTTGATCATAGGCGCCAGCGTCATCTTCAAAGGTGACGTGGGCCTCGGAATAGAGGCTGTGATCGGACCAGCGGCCAACACAGGACACCGAGCCTTTGTAGAGTTTGAGGCGGACGGTGCCTGTGACATGTTCCTGGCTTTTGTCGATGGCGGCCTGAAGCATATAGCGTTCGGGCGAGAACCAGAAGCCGTTGTAGATCAGTTCGGCATAGCGCGGCATGAGCGAATCCTTGAGATGGCCCGCGCCGCTATCAAGGGTGATCTGTTCGATGCCACGATGCGCCTCGAGCAGGATGGTGCCGCCGGGTGTTTCGTAGATGCCGCGCGACTTCATGCCGACAAAGCGGTTTTCCACGAAATCGAGCCGCCCGATGCCGTGTTTGCGGCCAAATTCATTGAGGTCGGTCAGGATGGTTGCGGGGCTGAGGGCGGTGCCGTTGATGGCCACGGCATCGCCACGCTCGAAGCTGACTTCGATGAACTCAGGCGTATCGGGCGCGTCTTCGGGGCTGACGGTGCGCTGATACACGTAATCGGGGGCCATTTCGGCGGGGTCCTCAAGCACGCGGCCTTCGGAGGAGGTGTGCAGCAGGTTGGCATCGACCGAAAAGGGGGCCTCGCCACGCTTGTTTTTCGCGATCGGGATTTGGTTTTCCTCGGCGAAGGCGATCAGCTTGGTTCGGCTGGTCAGATCCCAGAGACGCCAAGGGGCGATCACCTTGATATCGGGATTGAGCGCGTAAGCGGCCAGCTCGAACCGGACCTGATCGTTGCCCTTGCCGGTGGCGCCATGGGCCACGGCATCGGCACCGGTCATCGCGGCAATCTCGACCAGACGTTTGGAAATCAGCGGGCGGGCGATGGAGGTGCCCAAGAGGTAGAGCCCTTCGTAGAGCGCATTGGCGCGGAACATCGGAAAGACGAAATCGCGCACGAATTCTTCGCGGACATCCTCGATATAGATATTCTCGGGCTTTATCCCCAGCATCTCGGCCTTTTGCCGCGCGGGATCGAGTTCCTCTCCCTGACCGAGATCAGCGGTGAAGGTCACAACCTCGCAGCCATATTCGGTCTGCAGCCATTTCAGGATGATCGAGGTATCGAGGCCCCCGGAATAGGCCAGAACAACTTTCTTGGGCGCGGACATGTCATTCCCCTTGCGTCAAATCTGGCTGGCGGAGTAGCGGCTTTTGCGGTGATGGGCAAGTGGACGCGGTTGACTGCGCCTTTGGTTGTGCTAGCGACGGCGGGCAATTGTCAAAAGGTGCGATTATGGCGGCGTGGCGTATTTTTATCCATTCAGTGCAGATGATTTTCAACAATCTGCCTCAGGTGGTCCGGATTGTGCTGGTGCCCATGGGGATCGGGATTGCGACGTTGGTCCTTTTTGCGGTTCTGGGTGTCTCGATGGACGGGACGGATACGGAGGGCGCCACGGGGGGACAGATCGCGGGGCTAATCTTGTTGGCGCTTGTGCTGATCGGTCTGGCGCTCTGGGTCATTGTGGCGTGGCACCGCTTTATCCTCTTGGCGGAATACCCCCAAGGCTGGGTGCCGATGCTGCGCACGGATCGCATGCTGTCTTATATCGGACATTCGCTCTGGCTTGGCCTTGTGATGATGGGCCTGATGCTGCCCCTCTTTCTGGTGGTTGGGGTTGTCGGCGGCGTGGTGCCACTGATTGTCACGATTGTGAGTGTCGTGGTGATCGTCGCGGCCAATGTGGTGTTCTTTCGGCTCTCGACGATCCTGCCTGCGGCGGCGATTGGCAAGCCGCTTGCGTTGAAAGAGGCGTGGACCGCGACCGAAGGCAGTAGCGCTACGATTCTGATCCTTGTTCTTATTCTGGGGGTGGCGCAATTCGCGCTGCAGCTTTTGCTTGGGTTGCTGCTTTTGACGCCGGTGATCGGGGTCGTGTTGATGGTGCTGGGCACGGTGGTGTCGGGTCTGGTCAATATCAGCATTCTGACCACGCTTTACGGCTATTATATCGAAAAGCGCGCGCTCTGAGCCTTGTCAGAGGGGTGTGATTGGGGCACTGAGGCGGGCATGACCGAGTTTCAGGAAAATGCCCGCGCCGCAGAGGCCGCGATGCGCGCCGTGTTCGAGCCGACACCGCTCCAACGCAATGATCACCTGTCCGAGCGCTATGGTGCTGAAATCCTGCTTAAGCGCGAGGATCTGAGCCCGGTGCGGTCCTACAAGCTGCGCGGCGCGTTCAATGCGATGCGCAAGGTGCTGGCGGCGCGGCCAGATACGGCGACGTTTGTCTGTGCAAGTGCGGGCAATCACGCGCAGGGCGTGGCCTATATGTGCCGGCATTTTGGGGTCAAAGGCGTGATTTTCATGCCGGTGACGACGCCACAGCAAAAGATCGGCAAGACCGAGAAGTTTGGCGGCGATGCCGTGGCGATCCGGCTGACGGGCGATTATTTCGACGACACGCTGGCGGCGGCGCAGGCCTATTGCGCGCAGGTTGGTGGGCATTTTCTATCGCCGTTTGATGATGAGGATGTGATTGAGGGGCAGGCATCCGTTGCGGTCGAGATCGAGGCGCAGTTGGGTGGCATGCCGGATCGTTTAATCCTGCCGGTGGGCGGTGGCGGGTTATCGGCGGGGGTGCGCAGCTATGTGGGCGCACGTGCCGCGCTGACGCTGGTGGAACCGGCGGGGGGTGCCTGTCTGGGTGCGGCGCTGGCGGCGGGTGAACCTGTGCGCTTGCGGCATGTGAACACCTTTGCCGATGGGGCGGCTGTGGCGCAGATCGGGGCACGCACATTCGCGCGGCTGGCGGATATGGAGCCAAGTGCAGCGATGGTGATCGAAGAGGATCGGCTTTGCACCACGATGCTGGAGATGCTGAATATCGAGGGGATCGTGCTTGAGCCTGCGGGGGCGCTGGCGGTTGATGCGCTCAAGGATATGGCGGATGTGATCCGGGGCAAGACGGTTGTTTGTGTGACCTCTGGCGGGAATTTCGATTTCGAGCGCTTGCCGGAGGTGAAGGAGCGGGCGCAGCGGTTTTCGGGGGTGAAGAAGTATTTTATCCTGCGAATGCCGCAGCGGCCCGGCGCGCTGCGCGAGTTTCTGGAAATTCTGGGACCCGAGGATGATATTGCCCGGTTTGAATACCTCAAGAAATCGGCGCGCAACTTTGGCTCTGTGCTGATTGGGATCGAGACGACGCGGCCCGAGAATTTTGCGCCGATCCTGACGCGGCTGGATGCTGCCGGGTTTGAATATCGCGATATCACGCGCGATGAGGTGCTGGCCGAGTTCCTGATCTGAGCCTCAGGCGGCGATAACCCGATCAAGACCGGCCACGAATTCAGATTTCGAGTGCGCGTAACAATCGAGCACGGCGGTCAGATCAACGCTGGCACCCGCGCCCATGGCGGCGGCGCGTTCGCCGCTGTGACAGAGATCGGCAAAGGCGGTAAAGCCGAGGTTGAGCGCGCTGCCCTTTAGGAAATGCAACAGCGCCTCAAGGTTCTGGCCCGCGTTTGGCAGGCGCAGTTTCCCGATCTCGGTATCCACCTCGTCAAGGAAAAGCTCTACCACCTCGGCAAAGGCGTCTGCCCCGATTTCATCGCGCAGGTCCTGCACGCGGTCCCAGTCGATCATCATCTACCCTCCGACACATGGGATCAGACTGGGCGCCAAGGGCTGATAAAGGGTTAAGCTGGGCTGGAAATTCCTGCGAATTTTAACATTCATATCCCGTTAAATCCTGTGAGCCTAGGAAGGGGGTGGACAGTGTAAAAGGTGGCCCCGGTGCGATCACGAGCGGAACAGGTGACAGGGACGGATGCGGGCGGCGGGGTGATCCAGCGCGTGCTGGTGGTGGATGACAGCCGATTGCAGCGGCGCATCCTGACCGCTTCGTTGCAGCGCTGGGGATTCGAGGTGCAGGAGGCCGAGTCGGGCGAGGAGGCGCTGCGACTGTGCCGGGATCAACCGCCTGATCTGGTGATGAGCGACTGGATGATGCCGGGGTTAAGTGGGCTTGAATTCTGTCGTAAGTTCCGAGACTTGCAACAAGAGAGCTATGGGTATTTCATCCTTTTGACCTCTAAAAGTGACAAGGATGAGGTGGCGCTGGGCCTTGATGCGGGGGCGGATGATTTTCTGACCAAGCCGGTCAATGCCGCCGAACTGCGCGCGCGGATTTCGGCGGGGGCGCGTATCCTGCGGATGCAGCGCGAGTTGACCGAGAAGAACCGGCTGATCAAATCGACGCTGGACGAGTTGCAGACGCTTTATGATTCGCTCGATAGCGATTTGGTCGAGGCCAAGAAGCTGCAGCAATCGCTGGTGAGCGAACGCTATCGCGATTTCGGCGCGGCCGAGGTGTCCTTGATGCTGCAATCGGCGGGGCATGTGGGCGGTGATCTGGTGGGGATGTTCCCGATTGGGGCCACGCGCATCGGGCTATACGGGATCGATGTGTCGGGCCATGGGATCAGTTCGGCGCTGATGACGGCGCGGCTGGCAGGGTATCTGTCGGCCTCTGTGCCGGAGCAGAACCTGGCCCTGCGCAAGACCCGCGATGGAAGGTTCGTGGCACGGCCGCCTGCGCAGGCGATTGCGATGCTGAACCGGCTGATCATGTCAGAGATGGAAACCGAGCATTATTTCACCCTTGTTCTGGCGGATGTCGATCTGGAGAGCGGGCGGGTGATCCTGTCGCAGGCGGGGCATCCGCATCCGGCGTTGCAGCGCGCGGATGGCACAGTGGAATTTGTGGGCGCGGGCGGTTTGCCGGTGGGGTTGATCGACGGGGCCGAGTTTGAGCAATTCGAGGTGCAGATGGGGCCGGGTGATCGCCTTTTGATCCATTCCGATGGGGTGATTGAATGTGCGGGCCAAACCGGGGCGCTGCTGCAAGAAGAGGGGTTGGCGCATATCCTGCGGGATCTGCGGCAGACGCGGGGCATGGCGCTGCTCGAATCATTGATCTGGAAACTGTCGGATTTTGCCGGGGATGCTGATTTTGATGATGATATTTCCGGGGTACTGCTGGAATTCAAAGGCAGTGCGTTTCCCGGCTGACGAAATGCCGGTCGCCAGCGTTCCCGAGGTCACGTGCTGCCTGTTCCGGTGTGATCCAGACCGCGCGATGGCCCGGCTCGGTGGGTGGGCCCAAGCGTCGGACCGGATGGGCGCGGTAGATGATGCAGAGCTTTTCCGCCCAGAATCCGTATTCCGGCATATAGGTGAACCGGCGAAAGGCCCCGAGCCGTCGGGGCCGTGCGATCAGCCAGCCGGTTTCTTCGAACACCTCGCGATAGAGCGCCTGCACGGGTGATTCGCCGGGATCAATGCCGCCGCCGGGCAATTGCAATTCTGGCAGCGGTTCTGCCTGATGGGTCACAAGCAGCCGCCCGCGATGCGGTAGGATGGCATAGGCACCGGGGCGCAGGCGATAGGCCACATCGGGCCGGGGGCTGTCTCCGAATCGTCTGATCACGTGGCACCTCTTTTGGGGTTGGCTTGTCCTGACGGTACAGGCGCGATATGCCAAGTCGAGACCCAAAGGAAAGCCCATGACACTTGGACAGAAAATCGCTTGGGATGATACGATCCTGCCATTCCAACTTGACCGCGCGGATATTCGCGGGCGGGTGGTGCGCCTTGATGGGGTGCTGGATGGGATTCTGAAACAGCATGATTACCCGCCACAGGTTGAAGCGCTGATTGCGGAAATGGCGCTTTTGACGGCGTTGATCGGGCAGACGATCAAGCTGCGGTGGAAGCTGTCGTTGCAGGTGCAGACGCGCGGTGCGGTGCGGATGATTGCCACCGATTACTATGGGCCACGCGAGCCGGACGAGCCTGCGCGGATGCGCGCCTATGCCAGTTTCGACGCAGAGCGGCTGAGCCATGCGCGCCCGTTCGATCAGTTGGGCGAGGGGTATTTCGCCGTGATGCTGGATCAGGGGCAGGGCACCACGCCCTATCAGGGGATTACGCCCATTGCCGGAGAGGCGCTGCGCCACTGTGCCGAGGCGTATTTTGCCCAGTCCGAGCAGTTGCCCACGCGTTTTGCGCTTAGTTTCGGGAAATCGACAGAGGCGGGCGGTGTGGAGCATTGGCGCGCGGGCGGTGTCATGTTGC
The nucleotide sequence above comes from Roseovarius mucosus. Encoded proteins:
- a CDS encoding Hpt domain-containing protein, with amino-acid sequence MMIDWDRVQDLRDEIGADAFAEVVELFLDEVDTEIGKLRLPNAGQNLEALLHFLKGSALNLGFTAFADLCHSGERAAAMGAGASVDLTAVLDCYAHSKSEFVAGLDRVIAA
- the ilvA gene encoding threonine ammonia-lyase IlvA, producing MTEFQENARAAEAAMRAVFEPTPLQRNDHLSERYGAEILLKREDLSPVRSYKLRGAFNAMRKVLAARPDTATFVCASAGNHAQGVAYMCRHFGVKGVIFMPVTTPQQKIGKTEKFGGDAVAIRLTGDYFDDTLAAAQAYCAQVGGHFLSPFDDEDVIEGQASVAVEIEAQLGGMPDRLILPVGGGGLSAGVRSYVGARAALTLVEPAGGACLGAALAAGEPVRLRHVNTFADGAAVAQIGARTFARLADMEPSAAMVIEEDRLCTTMLEMLNIEGIVLEPAGALAVDALKDMADVIRGKTVVCVTSGGNFDFERLPEVKERAQRFSGVKKYFILRMPQRPGALREFLEILGPEDDIARFEYLKKSARNFGSVLIGIETTRPENFAPILTRLDAAGFEYRDITRDEVLAEFLI
- a CDS encoding threonine dehydratase; translation: MAAWRIFIHSVQMIFNNLPQVVRIVLVPMGIGIATLVLFAVLGVSMDGTDTEGATGGQIAGLILLALVLIGLALWVIVAWHRFILLAEYPQGWVPMLRTDRMLSYIGHSLWLGLVMMGLMLPLFLVVGVVGGVVPLIVTIVSVVVIVAANVVFFRLSTILPAAAIGKPLALKEAWTATEGSSATILILVLILGVAQFALQLLLGLLLLTPVIGVVLMVLGTVVSGLVNISILTTLYGYYIEKRAL
- a CDS encoding PP2C family protein-serine/threonine phosphatase; its protein translation is MAPVRSRAEQVTGTDAGGGVIQRVLVVDDSRLQRRILTASLQRWGFEVQEAESGEEALRLCRDQPPDLVMSDWMMPGLSGLEFCRKFRDLQQESYGYFILLTSKSDKDEVALGLDAGADDFLTKPVNAAELRARISAGARILRMQRELTEKNRLIKSTLDELQTLYDSLDSDLVEAKKLQQSLVSERYRDFGAAEVSLMLQSAGHVGGDLVGMFPIGATRIGLYGIDVSGHGISSALMTARLAGYLSASVPEQNLALRKTRDGRFVARPPAQAIAMLNRLIMSEMETEHYFTLVLADVDLESGRVILSQAGHPHPALQRADGTVEFVGAGGLPVGLIDGAEFEQFEVQMGPGDRLLIHSDGVIECAGQTGALLQEEGLAHILRDLRQTRGMALLESLIWKLSDFAGDADFDDDISGVLLEFKGSAFPG
- a CDS encoding Hsp33 family molecular chaperone HslO; amino-acid sequence: MTLGQKIAWDDTILPFQLDRADIRGRVVRLDGVLDGILKQHDYPPQVEALIAEMALLTALIGQTIKLRWKLSLQVQTRGAVRMIATDYYGPREPDEPARMRAYASFDAERLSHARPFDQLGEGYFAVMLDQGQGTTPYQGITPIAGEALRHCAEAYFAQSEQLPTRFALSFGKSTEAGGVEHWRAGGVMLQHMPKASPFANDGGSGDGGLLQPQDILDGDDAENWNRANVLLDTVEDLELIGPSIAPTDLLVRLFHEEGPRVFDMQAVRFGCTCSEERVRSSLSIYSARDIATMTTEEGIVTADCQFCGAHYRLDPATVGFEAKDDGAGGSD
- a CDS encoding NUDIX hydrolase encodes the protein MIRRFGDSPRPDVAYRLRPGAYAILPHRGRLLVTHQAEPLPELQLPGGGIDPGESPVQALYREVFEETGWLIARPRRLGAFRRFTYMPEYGFWAEKLCIIYRAHPVRRLGPPTEPGHRAVWITPEQAARDLGNAGDRHFVSRETHCL
- a CDS encoding argininosuccinate synthase; its protein translation is MSAPKKVVLAYSGGLDTSIILKWLQTEYGCEVVTFTADLGQGEELDPARQKAEMLGIKPENIYIEDVREEFVRDFVFPMFRANALYEGLYLLGTSIARPLISKRLVEIAAMTGADAVAHGATGKGNDQVRFELAAYALNPDIKVIAPWRLWDLTSRTKLIAFAEENQIPIAKNKRGEAPFSVDANLLHTSSEGRVLEDPAEMAPDYVYQRTVSPEDAPDTPEFIEVSFERGDAVAINGTALSPATILTDLNEFGRKHGIGRLDFVENRFVGMKSRGIYETPGGTILLEAHRGIEQITLDSGAGHLKDSLMPRYAELIYNGFWFSPERYMLQAAIDKSQEHVTGTVRLKLYKGSVSCVGRWSDHSLYSEAHVTFEDDAGAYDQKDAAGFIQLNALRLKLLAARDRRLKG